One region of Streptomyces capillispiralis genomic DNA includes:
- a CDS encoding saccharopine dehydrogenase family protein: MNRLSRTDRPYDIVLFGATGFVGTLTAEYLAAHAPAGLRWALAGRDERKLERLRDRLPGGADVGLLRADVSDPASLRALAEQARVVATTVGPYVDYGEELVAACADFGTDYVDLTGEPEFVDLMYVRHDARARETGARLVHACGFDSVPHDLGAYFTVRQLPEGVPLTVDGFVTADAAFSGGTFASALNQFARHRQLRAAARDRRRHEPRLMGRRVSAPTGAPRHVPEVGAWALPLPTIDAQIVRRSARALDRYGPDFRYRHYAAVRRLPVAVGGTVAVGALVTAAQLPALRRRLSDRLRPGDGPDAEKRARSWFTVRFVGEGGGRRVFTEVSGGDPGYDETAKMLAEGALCLALDELPPTAGQVTTAVAMGDALIGRLRAAGLRFRVAATR; this comes from the coding sequence ATGAACAGGCTGAGCAGGACGGACCGTCCGTACGACATCGTGCTCTTCGGGGCGACCGGCTTCGTCGGGACGCTGACCGCGGAGTACCTCGCCGCCCATGCTCCCGCCGGGCTGCGCTGGGCGCTGGCCGGCCGCGACGAGCGGAAGCTGGAGCGGCTGCGGGACCGGCTGCCCGGCGGCGCGGACGTCGGCCTGCTGCGGGCGGACGTCTCCGACCCGGCCTCGCTGCGCGCCCTCGCCGAACAGGCGCGCGTGGTGGCCACGACCGTGGGCCCCTACGTGGACTACGGCGAGGAACTGGTCGCCGCCTGCGCGGACTTCGGCACGGACTACGTCGACCTGACCGGTGAGCCGGAGTTCGTGGACCTGATGTACGTCCGTCACGACGCACGCGCGCGGGAGACCGGGGCGCGGCTGGTGCACGCCTGCGGCTTCGACTCGGTGCCGCACGACCTGGGCGCGTACTTCACCGTGCGGCAGCTGCCGGAGGGGGTGCCGCTGACCGTGGACGGTTTCGTGACCGCCGACGCGGCCTTCTCGGGCGGGACGTTCGCCTCGGCGCTGAACCAGTTCGCCCGGCACCGGCAGCTCCGCGCGGCGGCACGGGACCGGCGGCGCCACGAACCGCGGCTGATGGGCCGCCGGGTGTCGGCGCCGACGGGTGCGCCGCGCCACGTGCCGGAGGTCGGTGCCTGGGCCCTGCCGCTGCCGACCATCGACGCGCAGATCGTGCGCCGCTCGGCCCGGGCGCTCGACCGGTACGGGCCCGACTTCCGCTACCGGCACTACGCGGCCGTCCGGCGGCTGCCGGTGGCGGTGGGCGGGACCGTGGCCGTGGGCGCCCTGGTCACGGCGGCCCAGCTCCCCGCGTTGCGGCGCCGGCTCTCCGACCGGCTGCGGCCCGGTGACGGGCCGGACGCCGAGAAGCGCGCCCGCAGCTGGTTCACCGTCCGCTTCGTCGGCGAGGGCGGCGGACGACGGGTGTTCACGGAGGTCTCGGGCGGCGACCCCGGCTACGACGAGACGGCGAAGATGCTGGCCGAGGGCGCCCTCTGTCTCGCCCTCGACGAGCTGCCGCCCACGGCGGGGCAGGTCACGACGGCGGTGGCGA
- a CDS encoding CaiB/BaiF CoA transferase family protein yields MTEAKAPRHGPLTGVRVLELAGIGPGPFAAMLLADLGADVVRVDRPGGPGLGIDPAHDVTNRNKRSVIVDLKAPDGAARVLDLAERADVLVEGYRPGVAERLGVGPADCHARNPRLVYGRMTGWGQDGPLADRAGHDIAYIALTGTLGMIGDPDRPPAVPANLLGDYAGGSLYLVVGVLAALHHARATGTGQVVDAAIVDGTAHLSAMIHGMLAAGAWQDRRGANLLDGGCPYYGTYETADGRHMAVGALEPRFYAEFLRLLGVADRAAAHTVVTRWPELREEVAARFRSRTRDEWTAVFEGTDACVAPVLSLREAPHHPHLAARATFTGHGGTTQPAPAPRFSATPTSVRTGPARPGADTDDVARDWDVPQLLSSPANPQRKAPS; encoded by the coding sequence ATGACAGAGGCGAAGGCGCCGCGGCACGGTCCGCTCACCGGCGTGCGCGTGCTCGAACTGGCCGGCATCGGGCCCGGCCCGTTCGCCGCGATGCTCCTGGCCGACCTGGGGGCCGACGTCGTCCGCGTGGACCGCCCGGGCGGCCCCGGGCTCGGCATCGACCCCGCCCACGACGTCACCAACCGCAACAAGCGCTCGGTGATCGTCGACCTCAAGGCACCCGACGGGGCCGCCCGCGTCCTCGACCTCGCCGAGCGCGCCGACGTGCTCGTCGAGGGCTACCGCCCCGGCGTCGCCGAACGCCTCGGCGTCGGCCCCGCCGACTGCCACGCCCGCAACCCCCGCCTCGTCTACGGCCGGATGACCGGCTGGGGCCAGGACGGTCCCCTCGCCGACCGCGCGGGCCATGACATCGCCTACATCGCCCTCACCGGCACCCTCGGCATGATCGGCGACCCGGACCGGCCCCCGGCCGTCCCCGCCAACCTGCTCGGCGACTACGCGGGCGGCTCCCTGTACCTCGTCGTCGGCGTCCTCGCCGCCCTCCACCACGCGCGCGCCACCGGCACCGGACAGGTCGTCGACGCCGCCATCGTGGACGGCACCGCCCACCTCTCCGCGATGATCCACGGCATGCTCGCGGCCGGCGCCTGGCAGGACCGGCGCGGCGCCAACCTCCTCGACGGCGGCTGCCCGTACTACGGCACCTACGAGACCGCCGACGGCCGGCACATGGCGGTCGGCGCGCTGGAACCGCGGTTCTACGCCGAGTTCCTGCGCCTGCTCGGCGTGGCGGACCGGGCCGCCGCCCACACCGTCGTCACCCGGTGGCCGGAGCTGCGCGAAGAGGTCGCCGCACGCTTCAGGTCCCGCACCCGCGACGAGTGGACGGCCGTCTTCGAGGGCACCGACGCCTGCGTGGCGCCCGTACTGTCGCTGCGCGAGGCCCCGCACCACCCGCACCTCGCCGCCCGCGCCACCTTCACCGGCCACGGCGGCACCACCCAGCCCGCCCCGGCCCCCCGCTTCTCCGCCACCCCCACCAGCGTCCGCACCGGGCCCGCCCGGCCGGGCGCCGACACCGACGACGTGGCCCGCGACTGGGACGTACCCCAGCTGCTGTCCTCGCCCGCGAACCCTCAGCGAAAGGCCCCCTCGTGA